The following are from one region of the Nicotiana tomentosiformis chromosome 7, ASM39032v3, whole genome shotgun sequence genome:
- the LOC104103219 gene encoding small ribosomal subunit protein uS12, with protein MGKTRGMGAGRKLKSHRRRQRWADKSYKKSHLGNEWKKPFAGSSHAKGIVLEKIGIEAKQPNSAIRKCARVQLIKNGKKIAAFVPNDGCLNYIEENDEVLIAGFGRKGHAVGDIPGVRFKVVKVSGVSLLALFKEKKEKPRS; from the exons ATGGG GAAGACACGTGGAATGGGAGCTGGACGCAAGCTGAAGTCCCACCGCAGAAGACAAAGGTGGGCTGACAAATCTTACAAGAAGTCGCATCTTGGTAATGAATGGAAGAAGCCATTTGCCGGATCTTCCCATGCCAAAGGAATTGTGCTTGAGAAGAT AGGAATTGAGGCTAAGCAGCCCAACTCTGCTATTCGTAAATGTGCTAGGGTCCAGCTCATAAAAAATGGGAAGAAGATTGCTGCTTTTGTCCCTAACGATGGTTGCTTGAACTATATCGAAGAAAAT GATGAAGTGTTGATTGCGGGGTTTGGTCGGAAAGGTCATGCTGTGGGAGATATTCCCGGGGTCCGGTTCAAGGTGGTGAAGGTTTCTGGTGTCTCTCTCCTAGCTCTCTTcaaggagaagaaggagaagccAAGATCTTAA